A single window of Rhodococcus jostii RHA1 DNA harbors:
- a CDS encoding PucR family transcriptional regulator, giving the protein MTNHSSGPGSQILVDGRPASAPLRDTLTVAQKLVRHFADNVTPCGSLPGEQLQSDVMDFTIVCLGLGIQMLDEGISPTDEDLAEVRNSSARWAREGFPLKLVLRILHEGIQEAGDLVASNARKEDLPELLVIQKVMFTLLECVTVAATTSYVEELEAVNSERDGAAVNLVTALLSGRKAATAARHAGVELADEYVVLGLSIPSHPTEAVTHRRKAVVARQKLRRLQIELADAAGGAALCSLSPDGGTLLLPGSPERAWMVSLLDRIGAAAGVPLTATATRVRTAGIPAAADQVHELLGLAHQLALEPGLYEMDDLALEYQLTRPGPGRTHLARLLEPLQGSPELIETLEVHIGHDLNRQRTAKQMHLHTNTVDYRLKRVAQLTGCDPTRPSGLRQIQAALVARRLEVEQPDR; this is encoded by the coding sequence ATGACGAATCATAGTTCGGGGCCCGGTTCGCAGATCCTCGTCGACGGCAGGCCCGCCTCCGCCCCGCTGCGCGACACGCTGACGGTCGCGCAGAAGCTGGTCCGGCATTTCGCCGACAACGTGACCCCCTGCGGTTCACTGCCCGGCGAACAACTGCAGAGCGACGTCATGGATTTCACGATCGTCTGCCTCGGTCTCGGTATCCAGATGCTCGACGAGGGCATCAGCCCGACGGACGAGGACCTCGCGGAGGTGCGTAACAGTTCCGCGCGCTGGGCCCGCGAGGGGTTCCCGTTGAAGCTCGTGCTCCGCATTCTCCACGAAGGCATCCAGGAGGCCGGCGACCTCGTCGCCTCGAACGCCCGCAAGGAAGACCTGCCCGAACTCCTGGTCATCCAGAAAGTGATGTTCACGCTCCTCGAATGCGTGACCGTCGCCGCCACGACCAGCTACGTGGAGGAACTCGAAGCCGTCAACAGCGAACGCGACGGTGCCGCGGTCAACCTCGTCACGGCGCTGCTCAGCGGCAGAAAGGCGGCGACCGCCGCGCGGCACGCGGGTGTGGAGCTGGCCGACGAGTACGTCGTGCTGGGGCTGTCGATTCCGTCGCATCCCACGGAGGCCGTGACCCACCGGCGCAAAGCCGTCGTCGCCCGGCAGAAACTCCGCCGGTTGCAGATCGAGCTGGCGGACGCCGCGGGTGGTGCCGCCCTCTGTTCGCTGAGCCCGGACGGCGGAACACTGTTGCTGCCGGGCTCGCCCGAGCGGGCCTGGATGGTGTCGCTGCTCGACCGCATCGGAGCCGCCGCCGGAGTTCCCCTCACCGCGACGGCGACGCGGGTCCGCACCGCCGGTATCCCCGCGGCCGCGGACCAGGTCCACGAACTCCTCGGCCTCGCCCACCAGCTGGCGCTGGAACCGGGCCTCTACGAAATGGACGATCTGGCGCTCGAATACCAGCTCACCAGGCCCGGGCCCGGCCGGACCCACCTGGCGCGGCTCCTCGAACCGTTGCAGGGCTCACCCGAACTGATCGAGACGCTCGAGGTGCACATCGGCCACGATCTCAATCGGCAGCGCACCGCGAAACAGATGCACCTTCACACCAATACGGTGGACTACCGTCTCAAGCGGGTGGCGCAGCTGACGGGCTGCGATCCGACCCGCCCGTCCGGACTGCGGCAGATCCAGGCCGCGCTCGTCGCCCGCAGGCTCGAGGTCGAGCAACCCGATCGCTGA
- a CDS encoding substrate-binding and VWA domain-containing protein — MAGGRHSSAGQERGGRSPGFYAVCAAVVLGLVASVVVVVQAVRSWADDCDQVTDYTLAADPSIVPALSSILGEANDTDLGCANVAVSAATSGDIAGRLGKGTDAPDLWIPDTGAWVGKAALTAAGPVEVMTGSIASSPVVLASREEDAPTSPTWLAALQIKDIQLGNPLVTGVAQAPINAALAEGQADPVSAGTVRAALVPLAQEESARTADEPIGEEMLQGVVDNGGVAVATEQSVLEFSDGDGAPSLTATVPPTGSNFMNFPLVVTSPAPDRHYRATQVARAVAAVLGGEEARAVLAENGFRGPDASPPAGDRGVGRVTKLALEDESALQDALGGWALMALPIRTLVAIDVSGSMETPAGNRSRMDLTVDAALAGNAMFPDSVSAGLWAFSQGLGGGPQDYKEMVPIRRYDTVVDGLTQRQLMAQQAGKVDGLIGGGTGLYDTTLAAFRTVQETYDPRAVNSVIILTDGANEDPDSITKEQLLSILQRETDPARPVIIVTIGITGDADAATLAEISRVTGGSSYVAKDPADIANVFVNALAARGRS, encoded by the coding sequence ATGGCCGGAGGGCGTCATTCGAGCGCGGGACAGGAACGCGGTGGTCGCTCGCCCGGGTTCTACGCGGTGTGCGCCGCTGTCGTGCTCGGACTCGTGGCCTCCGTGGTCGTCGTCGTGCAGGCGGTGCGCTCCTGGGCCGACGACTGTGATCAGGTCACCGACTACACCCTCGCCGCCGACCCGAGCATCGTGCCCGCCCTGAGCAGCATCCTCGGCGAAGCGAACGACACCGACCTGGGCTGCGCGAACGTCGCCGTCAGCGCCGCGACGTCCGGCGACATCGCGGGACGACTCGGCAAGGGAACCGACGCCCCGGACCTCTGGATCCCCGACACCGGCGCCTGGGTGGGCAAGGCGGCACTCACCGCTGCCGGTCCGGTCGAGGTGATGACGGGGTCGATCGCATCCTCGCCCGTTGTCCTGGCCTCCCGCGAGGAGGACGCCCCCACGTCGCCGACGTGGCTCGCCGCCCTCCAGATCAAGGACATCCAGCTGGGCAACCCCCTCGTGACCGGGGTCGCGCAGGCTCCGATCAACGCGGCACTCGCCGAGGGCCAGGCCGACCCCGTGTCTGCGGGGACGGTGCGGGCCGCGCTGGTCCCGCTCGCGCAGGAGGAGAGTGCTCGTACCGCGGATGAGCCCATCGGTGAGGAGATGCTGCAGGGAGTCGTCGACAACGGTGGAGTCGCCGTGGCCACCGAACAGTCCGTGCTCGAATTCTCCGACGGTGACGGCGCACCCTCGCTCACCGCGACGGTGCCCCCCACGGGCAGCAATTTCATGAACTTTCCTCTCGTCGTCACCTCGCCGGCCCCCGACCGGCACTACCGGGCCACCCAGGTGGCACGTGCCGTCGCCGCTGTTCTGGGCGGTGAGGAGGCCCGTGCGGTACTCGCGGAGAACGGATTCCGCGGACCCGACGCAAGCCCGCCGGCCGGCGACCGTGGCGTCGGCCGAGTCACCAAGCTCGCGCTCGAGGACGAGTCGGCGCTACAGGACGCCCTCGGCGGGTGGGCGTTGATGGCGCTGCCCATCCGCACGCTCGTCGCGATCGACGTATCGGGGTCGATGGAGACCCCCGCAGGGAACCGGTCGCGCATGGACCTCACGGTCGATGCGGCGCTCGCCGGCAATGCGATGTTCCCGGACAGCGTGTCCGCCGGGTTGTGGGCGTTCTCGCAGGGGCTCGGCGGGGGACCGCAGGACTACAAGGAGATGGTCCCGATCCGCCGCTACGACACGGTGGTCGACGGCCTCACACAGCGCCAGCTGATGGCGCAGCAGGCGGGGAAGGTCGACGGGCTGATCGGCGGCGGCACCGGCCTGTACGACACGACGCTGGCCGCGTTCCGGACGGTGCAGGAGACGTACGACCCGCGCGCCGTGAACAGTGTGATCATCCTGACCGACGGCGCCAACGAGGATCCGGACTCCATCACGAAGGAACAGCTTCTGAGCATCCTGCAGCGCGAGACGGATCCGGCGCGGCCCGTCATCATCGTGACGATCGGCATCACCGGCGACGCCGATGCGGCCACACTCGCCGAGATCTCGCGGGTCACCGGAGGGTCGAGCTACGTCGCGAAGGATCCCGCCGACATCGCCAACGTGTTCGTCAACGCGCTGGCCGCGCGCGGTCGCAGCTAG
- a CDS encoding arylsulfatase, whose product MAKPFRGVVNLDIRDSIPDWGPYEQPKAPPGSPNVLYIVLDDVGFGAMGCYGGPIETPNIDRIAANGLRYGQWHTTALCSPTRSCLLTGRNHTTNGMACISECAVGFPGGNGHIPPECATLAEILVEQGFSTAMVGKWHLCAEDEMNLASTKRNWPVGRGFERFYGFLGAETNQWYPDLVHDNHPVEQPATPEQGYHFSVDITDHALDYLGDVKAIAPDRPVFLYYAPGCAHAPHHVPQEWSDRYRGRFDDGYEAMRERTLARQKEMGLVPPDTELPPLNPIGTPDSRTGPDGQPFPPLDFTRPWDTLSDDEKRLFARMAEVYAGFLSHCDDQIGRLLAYLEEMEQLDNTIIVVVSDNGASGEGGPNGSVNENKIANSVPDDLAENLNKLDQLGGTETYNHYPNGWAMAFNTPFKMWKRYSFNGGTSDPCILSWPAGIEARGETRDQYHHAIDIVPTLLDCLGVELPETVKGYTQHPIQGVSMRYSFDAGTIPTAKHTQFYSMLGGRGIWHDGWKAVTTHPTLSGWSRFPEDTWELYHTQVDRAELHDLAAEEPGRLAELVGLWFHEAGANQALPLDDRSPVELLTTPRPQLAPPRNRYVYRPGGAEVPEAVAVNLRNRSYSIGALVDLPEPGASGVLFSHGGRFGGHSLYVKDNRLHYVYNFLGSDQQKIDATEDLPTGENLILAASFEKDGEDPPGTAHGVLSLYYGDRKVGEGRIRTQPGKFSIGGGEGLNAGRDSGEPVTDDYPGASPWAFTGGTLNRIAIDVSGEPFVDLEREAAAMLSRE is encoded by the coding sequence ATGGCCAAGCCGTTCAGAGGTGTCGTCAATCTCGATATCCGGGACTCGATCCCGGATTGGGGTCCGTACGAGCAGCCGAAGGCGCCGCCCGGTTCGCCGAACGTCCTCTACATCGTGCTCGACGACGTCGGTTTCGGAGCGATGGGCTGCTACGGCGGGCCGATCGAGACCCCGAACATCGACCGGATCGCCGCGAACGGTCTGCGGTACGGCCAGTGGCACACCACCGCCCTGTGTTCCCCGACGCGATCCTGCCTGCTGACGGGGCGTAACCACACCACCAACGGGATGGCGTGCATCAGTGAGTGTGCTGTCGGATTCCCCGGTGGGAACGGGCACATCCCTCCCGAGTGCGCCACCCTCGCCGAGATCCTGGTCGAGCAGGGCTTTTCCACCGCGATGGTCGGCAAATGGCACCTGTGTGCCGAGGACGAGATGAACCTGGCATCGACGAAACGGAACTGGCCGGTCGGCCGCGGCTTCGAGCGCTTCTACGGCTTCCTCGGCGCGGAGACGAACCAGTGGTATCCGGATCTCGTGCACGACAACCATCCCGTCGAGCAGCCCGCCACCCCGGAGCAGGGCTACCACTTCAGCGTCGACATCACCGACCACGCGCTCGACTACCTCGGCGACGTCAAGGCAATTGCCCCGGACCGGCCGGTGTTCCTGTACTACGCACCCGGCTGCGCGCACGCACCGCACCATGTGCCCCAGGAGTGGTCCGACCGCTACCGCGGCAGGTTCGACGACGGCTACGAGGCGATGCGCGAGCGGACCCTGGCCCGGCAGAAGGAGATGGGCCTCGTACCTCCGGACACCGAGTTGCCGCCGCTCAACCCGATCGGCACCCCCGACTCCCGCACCGGACCCGACGGCCAGCCGTTCCCACCGCTGGACTTCACCCGCCCCTGGGACACCCTGTCCGACGACGAAAAACGGCTCTTCGCGCGCATGGCCGAGGTGTACGCCGGTTTCCTCTCGCACTGCGACGACCAGATCGGCCGACTGCTGGCCTACCTCGAGGAGATGGAGCAGCTCGACAACACCATCATCGTGGTGGTCTCCGACAACGGCGCCAGCGGCGAGGGCGGACCCAACGGTTCGGTCAACGAGAACAAGATCGCCAACAGCGTGCCGGACGATCTCGCCGAGAATCTGAACAAGCTGGACCAGCTCGGCGGCACCGAGACCTACAACCACTACCCGAACGGGTGGGCGATGGCCTTCAACACCCCGTTCAAGATGTGGAAACGCTACTCGTTCAACGGCGGCACCAGCGATCCGTGCATTTTGTCGTGGCCCGCCGGGATCGAGGCCCGCGGCGAGACCCGCGACCAGTACCACCACGCCATCGACATCGTCCCGACGCTGCTCGACTGCCTGGGTGTCGAACTCCCCGAGACGGTGAAGGGGTACACCCAGCACCCGATCCAGGGTGTGAGCATGCGCTACAGCTTCGACGCCGGCACCATCCCGACCGCCAAGCACACGCAGTTCTATTCGATGCTCGGCGGAAGGGGGATCTGGCACGACGGCTGGAAGGCCGTCACCACCCACCCGACGCTGAGCGGGTGGAGTCGTTTCCCGGAGGACACCTGGGAGCTGTACCACACCCAGGTGGACCGAGCCGAACTCCACGACCTCGCCGCCGAGGAACCCGGCAGACTCGCCGAGCTCGTCGGGCTGTGGTTCCACGAGGCCGGCGCGAACCAGGCGCTGCCGCTCGACGACCGCTCGCCCGTCGAACTCCTCACCACCCCACGTCCGCAGCTCGCACCGCCGCGCAACCGCTACGTCTACCGACCCGGCGGCGCGGAGGTACCGGAGGCGGTGGCGGTCAACCTCCGTAACCGCTCCTACTCGATCGGGGCGCTCGTCGACCTCCCCGAACCCGGTGCCTCGGGAGTGTTGTTCTCCCACGGTGGCAGGTTCGGTGGGCACTCGCTGTACGTCAAGGACAACCGGCTGCACTACGTGTACAACTTCCTCGGCAGCGATCAGCAGAAGATCGATGCGACCGAGGACCTGCCGACCGGGGAGAACCTCATACTGGCCGCGTCGTTCGAGAAGGACGGTGAGGACCCACCCGGGACCGCCCACGGGGTCCTGAGCCTGTACTACGGCGACCGCAAGGTCGGCGAGGGCCGAATCCGAACGCAGCCCGGCAAATTCAGCATCGGAGGCGGCGAGGGTCTCAATGCCGGCCGGGACAGCGGCGAACCCGTCACCGACGACTACCCGGGTGCGTCGCCGTGGGCCTTCACCGGTGGGACGTTGAACCGAATTGCGATCGACGTCAGCGGCGAACCGTTCGTCGACCTCGAACGCGAAGCCGCGGCCATGCTCTCCCGCGAGTGA
- a CDS encoding HAD family hydrolase produces MTEPLPSWREGDGKAAIVGFVGRVTAEGVPVEDRIAVFDNDGTLWCEKPMPIQLDFILRRLVVMAEHDEDLRTRQPWQAAYTQDYGWLNDVIRRHYSGDDSGVRELAAGVLTGFADVTVEEFEAGADRFLRTARHPTLDRDYLACSYAPMVELLDYLAVNGFRNYIVSGGGRDFMRPISHDVYGIPRQRVIGSGVSLAWKHDGSSGVIVRRAEADVLDDGPEKPVQIWNRIGRRPLLAAGNSNGDIPMLQFSEAPDRPSLRLLLRHDDAAREFDYVAGAEEALELAGTQDWTVVSIENDWATVFPPQLE; encoded by the coding sequence ATGACGGAACCCCTTCCGAGCTGGCGTGAGGGTGATGGCAAGGCGGCCATCGTGGGATTCGTCGGGCGGGTGACGGCGGAGGGCGTCCCCGTGGAGGATCGGATCGCGGTCTTCGACAACGACGGCACTCTGTGGTGTGAGAAGCCGATGCCCATTCAGCTCGACTTCATCCTGCGCCGTCTCGTCGTCATGGCCGAGCACGATGAGGATCTTCGCACCCGTCAGCCCTGGCAGGCCGCCTACACGCAGGATTACGGCTGGTTGAACGACGTCATCAGGCGGCACTACAGCGGCGACGACAGCGGCGTGAGAGAACTCGCCGCCGGTGTGCTGACCGGTTTCGCCGATGTAACCGTGGAGGAATTCGAGGCCGGGGCGGACCGGTTCCTGCGCACCGCACGGCATCCCACCCTCGACCGCGACTACCTGGCGTGCAGTTACGCACCGATGGTGGAGTTGCTCGACTACCTGGCCGTCAACGGATTCCGCAACTACATCGTGTCCGGCGGTGGCCGCGATTTCATGCGGCCGATCAGTCACGACGTGTATGGCATTCCGCGGCAGCGGGTCATCGGCAGCGGGGTGTCACTGGCCTGGAAGCACGACGGCAGCAGCGGCGTGATCGTCCGCAGAGCGGAGGCGGACGTCCTCGACGACGGACCCGAGAAGCCGGTGCAGATCTGGAACCGGATCGGCAGGCGACCCCTGCTGGCGGCGGGAAACAGCAACGGGGACATCCCGATGCTGCAATTCTCGGAGGCGCCGGACCGGCCGTCGCTGCGGTTGCTGCTGCGCCACGACGACGCCGCCCGCGAGTTCGACTACGTCGCGGGCGCCGAGGAGGCGCTCGAACTGGCCGGAACCCAGGACTGGACCGTCGTCAGTATCGAAAACGACTGGGCAACGGTGTTCCCGCCGCAACTCGAATAG
- a CDS encoding DUF1622 domain-containing protein: protein MDTVRFFELATEVFEVLGVLAMVVGFLFAFFLAVRAWRRTGDGAQAFKTLRESLGGAILLGLELLVAADIVKTVTSTPSLTDAAVLGVIVLIRTVLSLSIEIEIDGVAPWRKAFVTGPQVLAHAARSSAGQEPSSGR, encoded by the coding sequence ATGGACACTGTCAGGTTCTTCGAACTCGCAACGGAAGTGTTCGAAGTGCTCGGTGTCCTTGCGATGGTTGTCGGGTTTCTCTTCGCCTTCTTCCTCGCGGTCCGCGCGTGGAGGCGGACCGGGGACGGTGCTCAGGCGTTCAAGACCCTGCGGGAGTCGCTGGGAGGCGCGATTCTGCTCGGCCTGGAATTGCTCGTCGCGGCCGACATCGTCAAGACGGTCACGTCCACACCGTCGCTGACCGATGCCGCCGTCCTGGGGGTGATCGTGCTGATTCGCACCGTGCTGAGCCTGTCCATCGAGATCGAGATCGACGGTGTCGCACCGTGGCGGAAGGCGTTCGTGACCGGACCGCAGGTGCTCGCCCACGCGGCGCGCTCGTCCGCGGGGCAGGAGCCGAGTTCGGGCCGGTGA
- a CDS encoding amino acid permease, which yields MTDSTSTLGRGLKVRHLTMMGLGSAIGAGLFLGTGVGIATAGPAVLVSYLLAGIIVVFVMRMLGEMGAAIPASGSFSHYARIGIGEWAGFVMGWLYWFMLIMVLGAEITGASGIVSGWLPGVPQWVVALVFVIFFAAVNLAKVSNFGEFEFWFAAIKVTVIIAFLVIGVLLVFGLLPDTEPVGTTNLFGHGGFMPEGFAGVAAGLLVVAFAFGGIEIVTIAAAESEDPERSIAVAMRSVVWRISVFYLGSISIMVLVLPWDSSDLKSGPFVAVLNQAHIPYVAGFMELVVVVALLSAFNANIYGTSRMAYSLSRRGDGPAFMARISNSGVPLNAVLLSVFFGFVSVLLNWWLPDDLLGLLLNAVGSALLVIWIFIVVSHLRLRPRLEREGKLTVRMWLFPWLSYLTLAMLGGFVVLMLFDSDARTQLISTCVLFLVIAALGVLNTRLRQRSQTV from the coding sequence ATGACCGATTCGACCAGCACCCTGGGCCGGGGCCTGAAGGTCCGTCACCTCACGATGATGGGCCTCGGTTCCGCGATCGGTGCCGGACTGTTCCTCGGTACCGGTGTCGGTATCGCGACCGCCGGTCCCGCCGTCCTCGTCTCCTACCTGCTCGCCGGCATCATCGTCGTGTTCGTGATGCGCATGCTCGGCGAGATGGGAGCGGCGATCCCCGCCAGCGGGTCCTTCTCGCACTACGCGCGGATCGGCATCGGCGAATGGGCCGGATTCGTGATGGGCTGGCTCTACTGGTTCATGCTGATCATGGTTCTCGGCGCCGAGATCACCGGCGCCTCCGGCATCGTGAGCGGCTGGCTACCGGGTGTTCCGCAGTGGGTCGTCGCCCTCGTGTTCGTGATCTTCTTCGCGGCGGTCAACCTCGCGAAGGTCAGCAACTTCGGTGAGTTCGAGTTCTGGTTCGCGGCCATCAAGGTCACCGTCATCATCGCGTTCCTGGTGATCGGCGTGCTGCTGGTGTTCGGCCTGCTGCCGGACACCGAACCGGTGGGCACCACCAACCTCTTCGGCCACGGCGGCTTCATGCCCGAGGGCTTCGCCGGCGTCGCCGCGGGACTGCTTGTCGTCGCGTTCGCGTTCGGTGGCATCGAGATCGTGACCATCGCCGCCGCCGAATCCGAGGACCCTGAGCGGTCCATCGCCGTGGCGATGCGCAGCGTCGTCTGGCGCATCAGCGTCTTCTACCTCGGCTCGATCTCGATCATGGTCCTCGTCCTTCCCTGGGATTCCTCGGACCTGAAGAGCGGACCGTTCGTGGCCGTCCTCAACCAGGCGCACATCCCGTACGTGGCCGGGTTCATGGAACTGGTGGTCGTGGTCGCGTTGTTGTCGGCGTTCAACGCCAACATCTACGGCACGTCGCGGATGGCGTATTCGCTGTCCCGGCGCGGCGACGGTCCCGCGTTCATGGCCCGGATCTCGAATTCCGGAGTGCCCCTCAACGCGGTGCTGCTGTCGGTGTTCTTCGGTTTCGTCAGCGTCCTGCTCAACTGGTGGCTGCCCGACGACCTCCTGGGACTTCTCCTGAACGCCGTCGGCTCGGCGCTGCTGGTCATCTGGATCTTCATCGTCGTCTCGCATCTGCGGCTGCGCCCGCGGCTCGAACGCGAGGGCAAGCTGACCGTGCGGATGTGGTTGTTCCCGTGGCTCAGCTACCTCACTCTCGCAATGCTCGGCGGTTTCGTCGTGCTCATGCTCTTCGACTCCGATGCCCGCACCCAGCTGATCTCGACGTGCGTCCTGTTCCTCGTCATCGCGGCACTCGGTGTGCTCAACACCCGGTTACGCCAGCGCTCGCAGACGGTGTGA
- the dapD gene encoding 2,3,4,5-tetrahydropyridine-2,6-dicarboxylate N-succinyltransferase — protein sequence MSTQGASAVGIANVTVGGTVLDTWFPAPELGNFDDAGTVRIEGGDIPSDLALLAGPDEAREVDQVVVRTTIADLSAPPADAHDAYLRLHLLSHRLVTPHGVNLDGLFGLLSNVVWTNFGPCAVEGFEKVRSRLRIRGVVTVFGVDKFPRMVDYVVPSGVRIADADRVRLGAHLASGTTVMHEGFVNFNAGTLGNSMVEGRISAGVVVDDGSDVGGGASIMGTLSGGGKETISVGKRCLLGANAGLGISLGDDCVLEAGLYVTAGTKVTGPDGTVVKAKELNGQSNLLFRRNSVSGAVEVVPWKGTGVELNAALHAND from the coding sequence GTGAGCACACAGGGAGCATCAGCAGTAGGCATCGCCAACGTGACCGTCGGCGGCACGGTCCTCGACACCTGGTTCCCGGCACCCGAGCTGGGAAACTTCGACGACGCGGGCACCGTGCGGATCGAGGGTGGCGACATCCCCTCCGATCTGGCACTCCTCGCCGGACCCGACGAAGCGCGTGAGGTCGACCAGGTCGTGGTGCGCACCACCATCGCCGACCTGTCCGCGCCGCCGGCCGACGCACACGACGCCTACCTGCGCCTTCACCTCCTCTCGCATCGCCTCGTGACCCCGCACGGCGTCAACCTCGACGGTCTGTTCGGATTGCTGTCCAACGTGGTGTGGACCAACTTCGGCCCCTGCGCGGTCGAGGGCTTCGAGAAGGTGCGGTCGCGCCTGCGCATCCGCGGTGTGGTCACCGTGTTCGGTGTCGACAAGTTCCCGCGCATGGTCGACTACGTCGTCCCGTCCGGCGTCCGCATCGCCGACGCCGACCGCGTGCGCCTCGGCGCCCACCTGGCCAGCGGCACCACCGTGATGCACGAGGGCTTCGTCAACTTCAACGCCGGCACGCTCGGCAACTCCATGGTCGAAGGCCGTATCTCCGCGGGCGTCGTCGTCGACGACGGATCCGACGTGGGCGGCGGCGCCTCGATCATGGGCACCCTGTCCGGTGGCGGCAAGGAGACCATCTCCGTCGGCAAGCGCTGCCTGCTCGGCGCCAACGCCGGTCTCGGCATCTCGCTCGGCGACGACTGCGTCCTCGAGGCCGGCCTGTACGTGACCGCGGGAACCAAGGTCACCGGGCCGGACGGCACCGTCGTGAAGGCCAAGGAACTCAACGGCCAGTCCAACCTGCTGTTCCGTCGCAACTCCGTGTCGGGAGCCGTCGAGGTCGTGCCGTGGAAGGGCACCGGCGTGGAACTGAACGCCGCTCTGCACGCAAACGACTGA
- a CDS encoding SMP-30/gluconolactonase/LRE family protein, which translates to MRISRLGRFVGGGLRAAAAGALLAGVVSVVAPQTASAAPVCPGAGQAPVLVGRVPGAALEGVAVDGGGRLYTTDLVSGRVFRLDAPGAPAVPVATVPDGGAGALAWASDGSLLVGYGADARVFLGDILRPGAIAKLNTATNVLTPFVSGLSAANGLDVAADGTAYATNDFGTQIGRVFADGRVEPNWATLPSANGAVLGADDRYLYVSRTFVNPGVSRIPLANPRAPESILDLSGLDTFAAPDGLAMDSRGRPVVPANVRGEIWRLDSPGQYCVLASGLPTSSMVVYGQGSGGFSAGRLFRIGFDGAIYEIPGGVDG; encoded by the coding sequence ATGCGCATTTCGAGGTTGGGTCGATTCGTCGGAGGCGGCCTGCGGGCGGCGGCAGCGGGCGCACTGCTCGCGGGAGTCGTGTCGGTGGTGGCGCCGCAGACCGCGTCCGCCGCCCCGGTGTGCCCGGGCGCCGGTCAGGCGCCGGTTCTCGTGGGGCGGGTGCCGGGTGCGGCGCTCGAGGGAGTCGCCGTGGACGGCGGGGGTCGCCTCTACACGACGGACCTCGTGAGCGGACGCGTGTTCCGCCTCGACGCCCCGGGAGCCCCCGCGGTCCCGGTCGCGACGGTGCCGGACGGCGGGGCCGGGGCGCTGGCCTGGGCGTCGGACGGCTCACTGCTGGTGGGATACGGCGCGGACGCCCGCGTGTTCCTCGGCGACATCCTGCGTCCGGGCGCGATCGCGAAGCTGAACACCGCGACCAACGTGCTCACCCCGTTCGTATCGGGACTGAGCGCGGCCAACGGACTCGATGTCGCCGCCGACGGAACCGCATACGCCACCAACGACTTCGGAACCCAGATCGGGCGGGTGTTCGCCGACGGGCGGGTGGAACCCAACTGGGCGACGCTGCCCAGCGCCAACGGTGCGGTGCTCGGCGCGGACGATCGGTACCTCTATGTGTCGCGGACGTTCGTGAATCCGGGTGTGAGCCGGATCCCGCTGGCGAACCCGCGAGCGCCCGAGAGCATCCTCGACCTGTCCGGTCTCGACACGTTCGCCGCGCCCGACGGCCTGGCCATGGACTCGCGAGGCCGTCCGGTGGTCCCGGCCAACGTGCGCGGCGAGATCTGGCGCCTCGACTCGCCGGGGCAGTACTGCGTGCTGGCGTCCGGTCTGCCGACGTCGAGCATGGTCGTCTACGGGCAGGGGTCCGGCGGCTTCTCGGCGGGACGGCTGTTCCGCATCGGTTTCGACGGTGCGATCTACGAGATCCCCGGCGGCGTCGACGGGTAG